TTCGAGGCGGCGGCGATCGATGGTGCGCGGCCGCGGCACCAGTTCTTCCACATCATCCTCCCCTTGATCAAGCCGTCCCTGTTGTTCGCGCTGGTGCTGACGATCATCTCGGCATTCCGCACCTTCGGCCAGGTCCTATTGATGACCGACGGCGGGCCGGGCCGCTCGACTGAGGTGCTGGCCCTCTACCTGTACCGGGTCGGATTCGATTACTTCCAGGTGGGAAAGGCCGCGGCAGCCGGGGTCATTCTCCTGTTTATGATCCTGCTGTTGACGCTGATCGGGGTGAAGTTCCTCGGGCTTAAGTCGGAGTTGCAATGAAGGCGTGGCGGATCATTAAGAGGTATCTTCCGTACGTAATCATGTACGGGATCGCGTTTCTGTGGATTATCCCGATCCTGTGGATGGCGGACACCGCGTTCAAGCCGCGTCCTGAGATCCTGACCATTCCGCCTTCCTGGATCCCGTCCCACTTCACGGTGGAGAACATACAGCGCTTGTTCGCTCAGTGGCCGTTCGGGCGCTGGGTGCTGAACAGTGTCATCGTTTCAAGTTTCGTCACGCTCGGGTCCCTCATTGTCTCGACGTTGGCCGCGTTTTCGTTCGCACGGCTCCACTGGCGAGGAAGGGACACGCTGTTCATGATCCTGCTCGTCTTCATGCTCCTCCCCTGGCAGGTAAACGTGATTCCGCTCTTCTTCACGATGACCAAGTTCGGGTTCCTCAATACCTACCAAGGAGTGGCCCTGCCGATGATCGCGATGCCGATCGGGGTGTTTCTCCTGCGCCAGTTCTTCATCAACATTCCTAAGGAGCTTGAGGACGCAGCCCGGATCGACGGGTGCTCCAGCTTCGGAGTGCTGACGCGGGTGATCATCCCCGTCTCCAAGCCGGTGTTCGCTGCGTTCGGGGTGTACATGTTCAACTTTGCGTGGAACGAGTTCTTCTGGTCGATGATCGTGCTGCGCAAATCCCAGATGGTGACGCTCCCGGTCGGGCTGAAGCTCCTGCAGGGGGCGTTCGAGATCGACTACGGGTTGATCCTCGCTGGCGCGTTCATGGCCTCTCTCCCCTCGCTATTCGTCTTCCTCCTGCTGCGTCGCCAGATCATCCGCGGGTTTACGTTGGCTGGGTCGGGGTCGAAGGGATGATGGAGCGCCGATTCTGCATCGAGCCGAGCCCGGAGTACCCGAGCATGCACGCCTCGAGCGTGTGCGAACTGGAGGACGGCGACCTTCTCGCGTGTTGTTACGCCGGGATGCGGGAGGGATCACCGGATTCGGTGGTGCTGGGAACGCGGTTCGATTCCCACAGGAAGCGGTGGGGCGCCCCCGCGGTGTGGGTGGACGTGCCGCGCCGTGCTCCGGCCAACCCCCGGGTGTTCCTCGGCCCGCGCTCCGGCGAGGTGTGGCTCGTCGTCGGGGTCAACTACGGGCGGTGGTGCAGCGGCGACACCTATCTCTTCTTCAAGCGGAGCCTCGATGGCGGCAGGAGCTGGACCGACCTCGAGCTCCTGGTGGAAACCAAGGGACTTCTGGGGAGGAACAAGCCGTTCCACGAGGACGGAGTGTGGATCCTCCCGGTCGAGTGGGAGCGGGCCTGGAGCGCCGCGTTCCTCCGCTCCACGGACG
This genomic window from Candidatus Bipolaricaulota bacterium contains:
- a CDS encoding carbohydrate ABC transporter permease, with protein sequence MKAWRIIKRYLPYVIMYGIAFLWIIPILWMADTAFKPRPEILTIPPSWIPSHFTVENIQRLFAQWPFGRWVLNSVIVSSFVTLGSLIVSTLAAFSFARLHWRGRDTLFMILLVFMLLPWQVNVIPLFFTMTKFGFLNTYQGVALPMIAMPIGVFLLRQFFINIPKELEDAARIDGCSSFGVLTRVIIPVSKPVFAAFGVYMFNFAWNEFFWSMIVLRKSQMVTLPVGLKLLQGAFEIDYGLILAGAFMASLPSLFVFLLLRRQIIRGFTLAGSGSKG